The genome window CTGTTGCAAATTGCACAAAACCCAAAGAGCGTAGTATGCTGGGTTGAGGATCAAGAAAGGTGGGTGAACCATGGCGAAAACTAAAGAGCGGGAGGCGTATCGGGGGCGGCTAAAGGGGGTCGGCCTACGCCACACCCTTCCCCGTGAGCGGATTTTGGCGTATTTAGATCGTAAGAATATGCACCCCACCCCCGAGGAGCTCTACCAGGGATTGAAGAAAAAGGGCTATGCCATCGGCCTTTCCACGGTGTACTTGAACCTTCAAGTCTTGCGTGACGCGGGCCTTTTGTGGGAGTTCAAAGATCAACAGGGTAACACCCGTTACGACGGCTTTACCGAGAGGCACCACCACCTCTTCTGCCTCAACTGCGGCAAAATCGAAGACGTGCTCGCCAAGGATCTACCCGAGTTCAACCCTGAGCCAATTCAAAAGGCTATCGAGTCCCGCATGGGCTGGTTTGTGGAGGATCCCCGCCTCGAGCTGCGCGGATTCTGCCCGGATTGCCAGTAGCTTATCCCTGAGGCTGAGGGGCGGCTCAGGCCGCCCCTCGGGGTGTTACGGCAGGCGCGGCGGTGGAACTTTGGTAGGAATCTGTACCACCAGGGCGTTGCGGAACCACAAGTCACAGTCTCCCACGCCGCGACTGCGCACCTCCACCCGGAAGGGGCTTTGCTGCCCCGAGAGCAAGAAGCGTTCGCCGATAGGGCTCGAGTTGGTCCCCAGCAACCTGCGCCCGCTTCCGATCACCCGCAGGTGGGCCCGCAACCCGCTCAGGGTCTGGTTGCTGATGTTGCGTACCACCCCCTGGGCCACGATCCACCCGCCGGTCTGGGTACAACTCCAGGTCAGGACCTCGAGCTTGTATTCGGTAGGCGAGGATAAGGGGGCAGCGCTTGCGAGGGGTGAGCCCGCGCTCGTTTTGGTTGTGCCCAAACCCATTCCGGCTATCGCCGCCGATACCAGCAGGAGGTTAACCCAACGCACCATCGTATCCTACCTCATTCCTCTGCAATTCCCGGAGCCACCATCTCTACCAGGGTGCGCACCCCAAACCCCGTTCCCCCTGCCGGGCCGAGGCTGTGAGGATTGGTAGTGTACGCCGGTCCGGCGATATCCAGGTGGACCAGGGGTTTTTCGGTGAACTCCGCCAGGAAGAGCCCGGCCATGATGGCCCCGCCGTGCCGGGCCCCGCTCACATTCTTGAGATCGGCGGTGGTGCTTTTGAGCAACTCGCGGTACTCTTCCTCCAGCGGCAGCGGCCAGACCTTTTCCCCGGCCCGCAGGGCGGCCTCCTGCACCTCTTTGCCCAGCCGCTCGTCGGTGGCGAATAGCCCAGCCACCCCCTGCCCCAAGGCCACCACGCAGGCCCCGGTAAGGGTGGAGAGTTCCACAATGGCCTCTGCGCCCTCCCGGTCGGCGTAGGTGAGGGCATCGGCCAGGGTGAGGCGGCCTTCGGCGTCGGTGTTCATCACCTCGATGGTTTTGCCGGAGAGGCTTTTGAGCACGTCGCTGACCCGATAAGCGTTACCCGAGACCATGTTCTCGGCGGCAGCGATGTAACCCCGTACCTCGACGTCGGGCCCGATCCGGGCGATGGCCCGCATAGCCCCCATCACCGCCGCAGCCCCGGCCATATCGGACTTCATGGTGGTCATGCTTTCGTTGGGCTTGAGCGAGTAGCCGCCGGTGTCGAAGGTGAGCCCCTTGCCCACATAGGCCAGCACCCGGGAAGGTTTACCCTGGGGCTTGTAGGTGATCTGAATAAAGCGGGGCGGGTGGGCCGACCCCTGGGCCACCCCGTAAAAGGCTCCCATCCCCTCTTGCTGGATCTGCCGCTCGTCCCAGACCGTGACCTGTAGCCCGGTCTCGCGGCCTAACTCTCGGGCTCGCTCGGCCAGCTCGGCTGGGGTTAGCACGTTGGGCGGCTCGTTCACCAGGTCGCGGGCGTAATTGACCGCCTCGGCCACGATCTCGGCGCGATCTACGGCAGGTCCGCTCGAGCGGGCTAGCCACAAGCGCAACCTTTTGACTTCAGGGTCGGATTTATACTTTTTGAACTCGTAAGCGCCCAGGATGGCCCCTTCAGCCAGGGCATAGCTGGCTTCCTTCTTGCCAAACTTCTCGGCCAAGAAGGTCTCGGTGACGGCTTCTTTGAAGCCTAGCTTGGCGACGGCCGCCACCAGCTTGGCCCCGGCCTTGCGTACCGTCTCGAGGCTCACCCCGCGTTTTTTGGCCCCCAGCCCGAAGAGCATCACGAACTCCGGCTCGCCTCCTCCCGGGGCCGACACCGGCAACAGCAAGGTTTCGCCAAAATCCCCGCGAAACTTGAGTTCCTCCATCATTTGGCTGATCTGTTCCCTTGCCGGCAGGCGCTGGCCCCCCTCGGTAAGTTCGCCTCCCCACACGCCGACTACCCGCAAACGGGCGGGAATTTCCTCGACATACCTCCGCGCGGATTTCAAACGAATTTCCATACGGCAGCGAATATACCACGGGGTGAGCTGAAAAAACCATGGACGTTTGCTGAGAAGAGCGAGAAAATCGCATAAAACAAAGTATGCCAGCCAGCTCCTCGGGTACAGCTTTAGGGGTCGCTGCACAAAACTCATCCCG of Meiothermus sp. Pnk-1 contains these proteins:
- a CDS encoding Fur family transcriptional regulator codes for the protein MAKTKEREAYRGRLKGVGLRHTLPRERILAYLDRKNMHPTPEELYQGLKKKGYAIGLSTVYLNLQVLRDAGLLWEFKDQQGNTRYDGFTERHHHLFCLNCGKIEDVLAKDLPEFNPEPIQKAIESRMGWFVEDPRLELRGFCPDCQ
- a CDS encoding leucyl aminopeptidase: MEIRLKSARRYVEEIPARLRVVGVWGGELTEGGQRLPAREQISQMMEELKFRGDFGETLLLPVSAPGGGEPEFVMLFGLGAKKRGVSLETVRKAGAKLVAAVAKLGFKEAVTETFLAEKFGKKEASYALAEGAILGAYEFKKYKSDPEVKRLRLWLARSSGPAVDRAEIVAEAVNYARDLVNEPPNVLTPAELAERARELGRETGLQVTVWDERQIQQEGMGAFYGVAQGSAHPPRFIQITYKPQGKPSRVLAYVGKGLTFDTGGYSLKPNESMTTMKSDMAGAAAVMGAMRAIARIGPDVEVRGYIAAAENMVSGNAYRVSDVLKSLSGKTIEVMNTDAEGRLTLADALTYADREGAEAIVELSTLTGACVVALGQGVAGLFATDERLGKEVQEAALRAGEKVWPLPLEEEYRELLKSTTADLKNVSGARHGGAIMAGLFLAEFTEKPLVHLDIAGPAYTTNPHSLGPAGGTGFGVRTLVEMVAPGIAEE